The sequence TGATTCTACATGTTTGTTTTTGTCTAGGCCCCATCAAAGACCCAGTTCATGATTTCCTTATAAATTACTATTATTATTAAATTATTTATTACAGCCACTTATTCAAACATATGTCTCTATATATATACATAAAATACGACAATGATCACTTTTTTATAGAATCTTTACATAATTTTATGGTCATTAAATTGCATAaaaatgataaaatagatactaCGAGAAATAGTTCAAATCCTAACaataactaaaaaaagaaacaaCAGGAGAGAATACATTTTCATTGATACCATGACAGAACTGAGAGGAAAAATGTACCGATATTTCCTCCATGAATCCAAACAATTGAGCAAAATGGAAGAAGATATAAAAGACTCAAATCTCTCAGGGTCGTTGACCATTCCGACAACTTTTCCATCCAAAGTCAATAACCGGCCCCCCATTGTCATACTGTAacaattcatactagcaacatacGAGAGTTTGCAAGAACAACAAACATGTTATAATAGTATATTGCAATATAGAACAAAAAGATGTCATCAAACAAAACTCAAATTGTAACAAATGTATATAATACTATCTCATAATATGATATATTACCTCATTATCATTGCAATGGCCATCTGGAGAACATAAATACACATTGTGGTGCCGCTCATACATGGTTGGATTCACATATTCTGCTCTAGCATATGTTATCCTTAGATTTAAGGAATTGTCTCTTCCGAGCCGAAAAACCTTCTAAGCAAATTCTACATCTTTTTCATTAAAAGATGGTAACTTGATTGGTTGATTCACCTGAACGTTCAGCAAAGCGAGATCATAGTGGGGCTGGTGATAGACCAGCTGGCCCTTTGCACTTGTGCCATTCAGCAAATGAACAGTGACCTAAGAAAAAGTTGCGTGCCAGATTATATAAGATATTTGATGAACAGTAAGCAAACACATGTGTTGTTTCCATTTTGTTATTTGAAAAGGCCAATAGCACAAGAAAGCATGTGAATTCCAGCTAGTTAGATTTACCAGCGAATAATTTATTTATTTGAGATGGAACCAGCTGGAAAAGAtagtacatgtatatatataaaaatttccccgcaaaaaaaggaTATATATATAAATTAATAGAAGAAGCACATTGACTCACATGAGCATTTGTAGCATACTCTTCACCGCCTGACCAGACGCTGACAGGAGCATCCTTTGTGCGAATCAGCCGCGCGGTTGTCAGAACAAGGCCGGTTTTGCTCTCCTCATCCCAATCAACCCAGAGGCCAGAGCACCGTCTTAGCGGTTCACCATCTTTGTGATTCAAACACAATTAATATATATGTTAAGTTGCGTGCGGCGATGGATAAAAAAATCCGAATCATACAGAGGATTAGAGGGTACAAGGCTACATATGCACGTACCAAGAGAGGATGAAACCCCTAACAGAAATTTGGCAGCCGAGAGGACGGCCTTTTTTCCAGATCGACGGACAGAAAAGAGCTCATCAGAGTGAAACAAGGTCGGAGGTTTGAAGTAAGCGATGGTAGGAATTTGCACAGGGCGGGGAGCTACACGCATCAACATATGTCGATCAGATCACTGATGATGAGCACACGAAGACAATTTGTACCATCATTATTAGGAATtcgattgaaaatttggatagtgGCCACGGGATCAGACCTGACTCTCTGTCGATCTCGTCTTGTGCAATCTTGGCAAAGACAGGGCGTAAGCACGGTCGACCAGATTCTCTTCTCCGTGGCTCTCCGgatccctcttcctcttcttcgcGTCGGCATTGCCTCGGCTGGTCGGATCGGCCGCCGTGGCCCTTTTGTTGTTGGGCTTCTTCACACCCGCACTCATCATCTTCTTGTTCGCATGGCCGATCCTCTTGCAATCGCCCCCGACCGAGTCTTTTATTTTGACCCGTGTGAGGCTGCTAAAACATTGTGGCGTGTGTTGCTTCCGGACTGTACGCGGGGTTCTTGTGATCTTTTTGGGACAACACTAACgtccacacgtgtggtgggagtcAAACCCGCCTACACGCCCTATAACACACAGATTgcgccacgtcatcgcatgcatgcatgtgagattctttttgaatttttaatttttaaaatgttttatctcttaaataaaaaatctgattgaagatccgttttcatcattaaattCCTCGTGACAAGATCTTCGAAACTTGAtcccatatcaatatatttcgacaaATTTTTTTGGTTAAAGAATTGTAATGatatttacactgaagttgccatgatatgtttaaGCTCGTTTTTTCtatatttaaaagtaaattttgacatattataaaacaggGAATTAGGAAACTAGAGTtgtcatgaaccataaactaaaattgccatgatacatgcacttaaaattgccatggttcatacaaaaaatatttttcatggtcaaagtactggactTGCCATCATCAAAAACTAAAACTGCAATGATCTACGGACTAAAATtgacacatggcaactttagtttaagcactatggc comes from Triticum aestivum cultivar Chinese Spring chromosome 5B, IWGSC CS RefSeq v2.1, whole genome shotgun sequence and encodes:
- the LOC123114590 gene encoding uncharacterized protein, with amino-acid sequence MTWRNLCVIGRPHTGQNKRLGRGRLQEDRPCEQEDDECGCEEAQQQKGHGGRSDQPRQCRREEEEEGSGEPRRRESGRPCLRPVFAKIAQDEIDRESAPRPVQIPTIAYFKPPTLFHSDELFSVRRSGKKAVLSAAKFLLGVSSSLDGEPLRRCSGLWVDWDEESKTGLVLTTARLIRTKDAPVSVWSGGEEYATNAHVTVHLLNGTSAKGQLVYHQPHYDLALLNVQVNQPIKLPSFNEKDVEFA